In the genome of Nonomuraea sp. NBC_00507, the window CTCCACGGTGGTGCTGGCCGGGGGAGTGCCGGTGATGTACCTGCGGCGCACCGCCCCGTATTCGGCTCGGGCGTCCATGTCCGTGAGGTAGGTCCTGATGAACGCGATGTCCTCGAACGTGGCGCCCTGATCGGCGAGGATGCGCGCGATGACCTCGAAGACGTGCTCGGCCTGGGCCGCCATCGAGCCCTCGCCGACCACCTTCCCGCTCTCGTCGAAGGCCGCCACGCCGGAGACGTAGAGCGTGTCGCCGGCGCGGACGGCGTGCGAGTACATGCCGTTCGTCGCCGGGATCGCCGGCACGGTGACCGGCACGGCACGCGGGGCGCGCCCGCCTCCCACGTGCTCCACGATGGCGGTCAGGTCCCGGTCACCGAACCCGGCCGCCCTCGCCTCCTGCAGCCGCTTGCGTGCCGCCGTGGCCAGCGACCCGCCCTCCCAGGCCCCCAGCTCCAGATCCTTGGCCGCGTGCGCCAGCGAGTAGCGGGTCTGCTCGGCCGGCACGCGTAGCCGCTCGGCCAGCACGCCCAGCGGGGTGCCCGACAACACCTCGATCAGCGCCTCGCGGTCCACGCCGTGCGCCTGGCCGTAGGCGTACGTCTCGGCCAGCAGCACCTGCGCGGGCACGATCGCGCTCATCACGGCGATCTTCATGGCCGCGCCCGCCCCCAGCGGCCCCAGCTCCCGCACGGTCCCGAGCGCCGACAACACCCCCCGGCAGCCCGAAAGTTCGCCACCGGCGAGCACGGTCAGCGTGCCGTCGGCGGCGGGGCCGACGCTGCCCAGCACCGGCGCGTCCACCAGGTTGATCGAGGAGGGCAGCAACGCACGCAACGCGCGCACCGCCTCCGGGCCGATCGTGGACATCTCGACCACCGTCGCGCCGGGCCGCAGCCCCGGCAGCGCCGCCGCCAGCACCTCGCGTACCGCGGCCGGGTCGCTGAGCATGGTGATGACCAGATCCGCGTCCTCCACGGCCGCCGCCGCGGAGATGCCGGTCCCGCGGCGCCACGTCGTCACCTTGTGCCCGGCCGCCAGGAGCCGCCGGGCCATCGGGACGCCCATGCGTCCCTGTCCGAGAAAAGCAATCTGTCCGAGAAAAGTCGCCATGGGGAAAGTACACCTGGATGCGAGGCATTCCACCACCGACTAGATTGCATACCAGCCATGCCTGATGAGAATGCCTTCGACACCGCGGCGCTCCGCCTCCTCGACGAGGTGGCGCGGAACGGGTCGTTCACCGCCGCCGCCGAGCTGCTCGGATACACCCAGTCGGCGGTCTCCCGCCGGGTCGCCGCGCTCGAACGCGCCGCGGGCGGGCCGCTCTTCGAGCGCCTGGCCCGCGGGGTACGCCTGACGCCCGCCGGCGCCGCCCTGCACCGCCACGCCGTCGCCGTGCTGGACCGCCTCGACCGCGCGGGCGAGGAGCTGGCCGCCATCCACGGCGGGCGGGGCGGGACACTGCGCGTCGGCGCGTTCGCCACCGCCAACGTGGACCTCGTCCCCAGCACCTTGAAACGCTTCGCCGCCCGGCGTCCCGATGTCGAGCTGCGCCTGACCGAGGGCCTCACCGCGCGGC includes:
- a CDS encoding Rid family hydrolase, with amino-acid sequence MATFLGQIAFLGQGRMGVPMARRLLAAGHKVTTWRRGTGISAAAAVEDADLVITMLSDPAAVREVLAAALPGLRPGATVVEMSTIGPEAVRALRALLPSSINLVDAPVLGSVGPAADGTLTVLAGGELSGCRGVLSALGTVRELGPLGAGAAMKIAVMSAIVPAQVLLAETYAYGQAHGVDREALIEVLSGTPLGVLAERLRVPAEQTRYSLAHAAKDLELGAWEGGSLATAARKRLQEARAAGFGDRDLTAIVEHVGGGRAPRAVPVTVPAIPATNGMYSHAVRAGDTLYVSGVAAFDESGKVVGEGSMAAQAEHVFEVIARILADQGATFEDIAFIRTYLTDMDARAEYGAVRRRYITGTPPASTTVEVSKLFMPGLLLEVDLIVALTPEGR